The segment CGCCGGCTCGCGCCTGTTCGTCGAAGACAAGTGCTACGACGAATTCGTTGAAAAGAGCGTGGCGCGGGCGAACAAGCGGACAGTCGGCGATCCGTTCGATCGCGGCACCGAGCAGGGGCCTCAGGTGGATCAGGATCAATTCAACAAAGTGATGAGCTACATCGAGTCCGGCAAGCGCGAGAAGGCGAAGCTTCTCGCCGGCGGCAACCGTGCCGGCGACAAAGGATTTTTCATCGAGCCGACGGTGTTCGCCGATGTCCAGGACGATATGAAGATCGCCAGGGAAGAGATTTTCGGCCCTGTGATGTCGATCCTGAAATTCAAAGACATCCGCGAAGTCGTGGACCGCGCGAACCGCACAACGTATGGCCTCGCCGCCGCCGTCTGGACCAGAGACATCGGCAAAGCTCACGCGGTCGCCGACGGGGTCCGCGCCGGAACCGTCTGGGTCAATTGTTTCGATGTCTTCGACGCCGCGGCCCCGTTCGGAGGATTCAAGCAATCCGGCATCGGACGCGAGCTTGGGGAATATGCGCTGTCGAACTACACCGAGGTCAAAACCGTTACGATCAAGCTTTAATCGCGCAACCCCCTGTAGGCGCGGTCTGTGACCGCGCGTATTTGTTGATTTGTGCAAACCGCGGTCATAGACCGCGCCTACAGCAATCCCGAATCCGTCGCGGTTCCTACCTCGGAAGAGTCTCTGGTTTCGAGCCGAAACCGGTGCGTGCTCCTTTGTTATCGCGTTGGAGGACACGTTCGGTATTTGCGATCGAGAAACCGGCTTCGTAAACCAGCTGAGCGACGCGGGCCATCTTCGGGAACAGGATTTTGTCCACCGTGTCGCTCACACGGTGATAGTCGGGATGCAATCCCGTTGTAAAGAACGCGATCGGGATGCCTTTCGATGCGTAGCTGTAATGGTCGCTGCGTGTGTAAACACTCTCCGGATCGTTGACGTCGTTCAGTTCGTAGTCGAGTGTCAGGGGATTCGCGAAACTCCCGTTGGTTTGGACAATGACGTTATGCAGATCCGTGCTGATGCGGTCCGCGCCGACAATGAAGAGCGTATTGGAGTAATCGCCCTCGATATCGTTGCAGTCATCGCGTCCGACCATGTCCATGTTGAGTTGGGCCTGGACCTTCTCCAGAGGAACCACCGGAAAGTCGGCGTTATAGCGGGAGCCGTACAGACCGGCTTCCTCGCCGGTATGCCAGATGAAGACGATCGAACGCTTGGGTTTTGGTCCCGTCGCGAAAGCCTTCGCGATCGCCAATTCGGCCGTTGAACCGGAACCGTCATCATCGGCTCCGTTGCTGATGAAGTCGCGTTGATCGAACGGCTCGGAGTTTGCTTCCGGACCTGCTCCGCCTCCCGCGGCGCCGCGCGCGCCGCCAGGCCCGGGATTCCCCCTTTGTACCTTTTTCCCCGCCGCAACAACGGCAGCTTGCGCGGCCGGACTGCGCCTGCGGCACGCGTCCGGAGCGCCGCCCCGGCCGTTACCGGCCTGGTTGTAACCGATGTGGTCCAGGTGCGCACCGAACATCACGTAAGTCTCTTTCAGCGTGGGATCGCTGCCTTCGATCATCCCTGCGACATTGTGCGCGATCTGCTCGGAGATCACGTCGTATGTATTATCGATACTGATCGTGACGTTGACGGGCCACGACGCAGCTGAAATCGGGTCGTTCTTTTCGGCCTTGGCCTTGATGTCTTCAAACTTGAGCGGACCGGCTGCAAACAAGGCTTCGAAGAATGTTTCGTCCCCGCTGAACTGTGGGGCCTTGGGCAGATCGACGCTCTGAACGGTCGTAAAGTCCGGCGCATTTGCTTGCGCACCGCCGCGGCCCCGGCCGCCGGCGCCGCCACGTTGTCCTCCCGGAGCATTCCCGCGTGCCGCGCGAACCGCTTGCTGCGCCTGCGCTACCGCATTATTCGCTTCAGTCAATGCCGCCTGGGCTTTTGTAAGGGCTTGCTCTGCCTGCGTCGGTGCAGGGGGCGCCGGCTGGAACGTAATCTGTGCCTTGGCCCCCATCGTCTCCGGATTCACCACACGCGCGCCGGGCGCCGGAACATTCCCTGCACCACCATTCCCGCGACCGCCCGCGGCCGGACGAAGAGAAGGAATCCAGACGACCAGCTTGTTTTTAACATCACGTCCTTGATAATCGCTCTCCCGGCTGTAGCCAAGGAACTCGACGCCATCGAAGGTCAGCGTCTGTTTGGCTCCTGCATTCGCGTTGAAGGTCACGTGGTTACCGTGCTTGAACGTCTGGTCGGCGAGAGTGACGGAGGAATTCCGTGTGGCCTTGTATCCTTTCAGGCGCACCGGCTGCAGATAACTGCCGTTTGCGCCAAGCGGCTTGATCCTCCACTCCTTCAGATGATCGGCAATATACTGGGCCGCGAGACCGTAACCTTCAGTGAAAATCTGCCGGCCCGAGAGTTCGTCGGACGAAAGGTAGGTGAGCCACTCCTTCATCTCCGCGACGCTGATCTGCGGGTACTTGACGCCCTTCGCGAAATCGGGCGCCTGCGCAGCAAGGTTCCACGGTTGTGCCCATATCAAGAAGAGAAAGGCGAAAACGAGGGCAAATGTTCTTTTCATTCTGGTCTCCACGGGTGAAAGTGTGAGGATAGCCGAACTCCGCAGGCATGGTCTATGTTGAACAGATTGTCAGCCATCCATAGCTCATAGAATGGCTGAGACGGCAGATATCGCTTAGGCGACTTCGCTGGATGCAAGCCGGCCATTCACGGTTCGCCAGAAAGTTGCGACCGCCTTCTTTTTTTGGTCGAAGAAGTCCTCGAAAAAGCCGACTGGGTTTAGCGGTGGAGGATAAGAATACCGCTCCCCGTCGTCTCCAATCGCGGTGACCCAATCACTAGGTTCCCGCTTGTCGACGACAGAAAATAGTACCGGCGGGTATAGGAAGGGGCGGCCGGCATTATTCAGAATCCGAAACTCATTCGCCTCGATCCCGATGACGGCATATAGCTGACCGAATGTAAGGTCTCGATATCGCGCGTTTTTTTTCTTAAGTTTGACGATCATGGCTAACCGATCTGCACTTCTCTGACTTCAAACCTGCCGATTCCCGGATGCTCATACCAATGATACTCAATCGTCTTATCGCCCATCTCTCTGAGGAGGGGTGTTATTTTCAAACTGCCCCTATTCGTACCTTAGCGCCACCATCGGATCGACTTTCGTTGCCCGCCGTGCGGGAATATAGCAGGCCAGCAGCGCGACTGCGGCCAGCACACCTGCGACCCACGCCAGCGTCGCGGGATCGCGCGGCGGGACGTTGTACAGGATCGTGCTGATGTATCGCGTTAGCCCGAGCGCTCCGCCCAGTCCAATCACCAGACCAATCAGCGCCAGAATCAGGCCGCGCACGAGGACGAGGGCCAACAGCGTGGAGCGGCTTGCGCCGAGCGCCGCTCTCACGCCGAGTTCGTGTGTCCGCTGCGCGACCGCGTATGCCAGCACACCGTAGATCCCGATCGAGGCCAACACCAGGGCGATGCCTGAGAAGATCGTGAGAAGCATCGCCTCCATGCGGTTGCCGACCGCGGAATCGTCCATAATCCGCTGCAGGGTGCGGACATTGTCCAATGGCTGATTGCGATTCACTCCCCCGATGGCATTGCGGATCGGCTTCTCAAGCAAAGCCGGGTCTAAATTCGTTCGCACGGACATCGTCATGCCGTAGGCAGGTGTCTGTTCGTTGGAAACGTACATCACTTCGCTGCGATCATCCGTCAGTCCGCCGAGTTTTTCGTTAGCGATGACGCCGACGACTTCCCAGGCGATCTCCGGGCCAAGCTGCGTTTTGCCCGGAATGATTTCCGGAATGAGAATGCGCTGGCCAACGGGCTCCACGTCGTTGAAGAAAGTCTTCGCAAACCGGCTGTTGATGACCATCGCTTGCGCAGCGCCCTTGCGGTCGTGCTCGTTCAGGAACCGGCCTTTGAGAAGGCGAATCCCCAGCGTGCTGAAGTACGAAGCGCTCACGATTTTATAGGGACGGCCCTGGCGATTGGCTCGATCGACGACCGGCTTGCTCGCCAACTGGAACGGCATCCCGTAACAGGTGCCCGACATCGGCGGCGCGCAGCTCAGAGCCACGTCGCGCACGCCGGCTACCGCCTTTACGGCCTCTGCAAGCTGTGCGTAGTAGGAATTCAATGCCGTGGGATCGGGATATTGCTTGTCGGAGACCGGGAGACCGAACGTCAGAACGCTGGTCGTGCTCATTCCCGTGTCGACGTGGATCAGCCGGAAAAAACTGCGGATCAGCAGTCCGGAACCCGCCAGGAGCACGAATGCGATCGCGATTTCCGCCACCACCAGAGCGTCGCGCATGATCTTGCGCCCGCTGCCCGCGGTCGATCCGCGCCCGCCCTCCTTCATTGCAGCCACGAGATCGGGTTTGGTCGCCTGCAATGCCGGAATCATGCCGAACAGAACTCCCGCCAATACCGAAACACCGAAAGTGAACAGCAGCACCCGTGTATCGAGCGTGACCACAACTTCTGGCGGAAGCGTGTTCGGAGGAACCAGGGATTTCAACCAGATCATTGTTCCGTACCCCACGCCGACACCCAGTATCCCGCCCATCAGCGACAGCACGACATTTTCGGTGAGGAATTGCCGGATCAAGCGCCATCGCTGGGCACCGAGCGATGCGCGTACGGACACTTCCCTCTCCCGCGTCACACCGCGCGCCAGAGACAGATTGGCGATGTTCGCGCAACCGATCAGGAGCAGGCCGCCGACGGCGTACATCAACGTGAGAACCGAAGTGCGGACGCCATCGTCGATGAAAATGTTCTTGTAATAGTCGAGCGCTACGCCCCAGCCCTTGTTGGAATCCGGAAAGTCGGCGGCGATACGTGCGCCGATGGCATCCATTCCCTGCTGCGCCTGCTCGATGGTCACGCCCTGTTTCAATAACGCCAAAGACCCGAACCAATGGAAGTTGCGAGTCATATTCGAGGGTTCGAATGCGAGCGGCCGCCAGAACTGCTGATAAGTGCGATCGAAGGCGCTTCCGCGTTGCAGCACTCCGATAACGGTATAGGGTTGGCCGTCCAGAATAATCTTGCGGCCGACAATATCGGGATCCGACCCGAACTGGTCGCGCCATAGCACGCTGCTCAGCACGACGACTTTCTCCTGGCCGAGCTGATCTTCACCCGGAACGAACAGGCGGCCCTGGGCGGCTTTCATGCCGAAGATGTCGAAGTAGTGAACGCCGACTCGAGCACCGCGCAATTGAACCGGATCGCCGGAACCGGTGAGGACGGCATTCCCCCCAGTCTGCGGGGCCATGTATTCGAACACCTGGTTCTGTTTTTCCCAATCCAGATAGTTGAGCGTTGAGATTCCGTTGCGCGCCGTAGGCGGGCCCGGCGGCTTTTCGAGGACGCGCACGATCCGATCGGCGGTCGGGTACGGCAGCGGGCTGAGCAGAAAACCGTTGACGAAACTGAAGATCGCTGCGTTGGCCCCGATGCCCACCGCCAGCGTAAGAATCGCAACGGCAGCGAATCCCGGCGCGCTGCGCAGCGTGCGGAACGCGTACCTCATGTCCTGCCACAACTGTGACATTCAGCCTCCTTCTGATGTATTCGAATCGAGGAACGACCTCGGCGAGTTATACAGTAACTTGGAACAGAACGGCACCGATAATTGACATGAACGAATTCACTCGCTACCCAGGCATGCCTGCCGCTGAGCAACCATGTCGCTACGGCATGGAACCTTTGCTATTTGCCGGCCGGCGGGTTTGAACTAATTCTGCTCCTCGGATATAGATAATTTATGGACAATCGGAAACCTGAGCCTTGCATCATTACTGTCGCGATCACCGGATCGCTTCCCCGAAAAGAGAACAATCCTGCTGTACCCATTACCGTCAGCCAGCAGGTCGAATCCACTCATGCCGCCTTCGAGGCCGGCGCTTCGGTGGTTCATCTGCATGTGCGCAACGATGATCAGTCACCGACATCGAATCCCGACAAATTTGCCGATTTTCAAGAACGCATTCGCAAAGTCTGTCCGGGCATCATCGTCCAGTTCTCTACCGGAGGAAGGTCCGGCGTGGGGCCTGAACGTGGCGGAATGCTGCATCACGCCCCGGATATGGCATCGCTGTCTACAGGATCTTGCAATTTCCCCACGCGTATTTACGAAAACTCACCCGATCTTATTAAGGACCTGGCGGAAACAATGATCCGCTATGACATTAAGCCGGAGATCGAGGTCTTTGATCTGGCAATGCTGTACAACGCCGTCAATTATGTTCGCGATGGGCTGATCAAAGGCCCGTTGCATGTCCAATTCGTGTTGGGCGTCAAGAATGCATTGCCGGCGGAAAGAGATTTGCTCGAATTTCAGGTGGCCAAACTCAGGCAACTCCTGCCCGAGGCGACATGGGTGGCGGCTGGAATCGGCCGGCACCAGATTGAAGTCAACCGCTGGTGCCTGGAAATGGGTGGTCACTGTCGTACGGGCCTCGAAGACAACATACGATGGGATACGACACGTCTGGCCGGATCCAATGCCGAACTCGTCAAACGCGTAGCCGAAATGTGCGCCGAGTACAACCGAGTTGTCGCATCGCCCGAACTCGCGCGTCATATCCTGGGACTCCGAACGGCCGACAGCGCCACCAACCTGCCGGCCGCGAGCTGACACCGAAATATTCCAAATGACTTTGCACAACGGTCCCTTCTGTAGGCGCGGTTATAGACGTCACGATGTAGCGGATTCAACTGAAGAGATCAGCCACAAAAGGCACAAAAGGGGATCCACTCTTTTGTGCTTTTGTGCCTTTTGTGGCTAATCTCTTAGTTGAACACTGACATAATAGCGGTTTGCATGAATCCGCATCTTGCGAGCCTTCAGCCGTATCCCTTCGAGCGTTTGAAACAACTTTTCGCATCTGTGACGCCGAACGCGGCTTACCGTTTCATCAGCCTTGGGATTGGTGAGCCGCGACACGCAACGCCCCGGCTCGTCCTGGATGCGCTGGCCGGAGCGACGCGTGAACTGGCCATGTATCCTCCGACGGTGGGCTCGCCGGATTTGCGCCAGGCATGCGCCGGATGGCTGCAGCGCCGTTATGGCGTGAACCTGGACCCGGCGAACCAGGTCTTGCCGGTCAACGGTTCGCGCGAAGCTTTATTCGCTTTCGCCCAGACGGTGGTGGATGGCGGCAAGAGCGATGCCGTCGTGATCTGCCCGAACCCGTTCTATCAAATCTATGAAGGCGCCGCTCTGCTGGCAGGGGCAACTCCGTATTACGCGCCGAGCGATCCGGCTCGAAACTTCAACATCAACTGGGACGGTATCGGCGGCGACGTGTGGACGCGCACGCAGCTGGTCTATGTCTGCTCCCCCGGCAATCCAACGGGCGCCGTGATGCCGATGGCGGACTGGGAAAAACTCTTCGACTTGAGCCGGCGGTACGGTTTCGTGATCGCGAGCGACGAATGTTACAGCGAGATCTACTTTCGGGACGAGCCGCCGCTTGGAGGCCTGGAAGCCGCCGCCAGAGCGGGCCTCGCGGATTTCAAAAACCTCGTCATGTTCACCAGCCTGTCGAAACGAAGCAATGTGCCGGGCATGCGCACCGGCTTCGTGGCCGGCGACGCCGGCATCCTGAAACAGTTCCTGCTCTACCGCACGTATCATGGGTGCGCGATGAGCGGCATGGTTCAGGCGGCGAGCATTGCGGCCTGGAACGATGAGGCGCATGTCGTGGAAAACCGCAGCCTGTACCGCGAAAAATTTGAGGCGGTCACGCCCATGCTTGCGGAAGTCCTCGATGTTCGTTTGCCCGACGCTGCCTTTTACCTCTGGGCCGCTGTGCCGGGCGGCGACGATGAAGGTTTCGCCCGCGCCTTGATGGCTCGATACAATGTGACCGTACTGCCCGGAAGCTACCTCGCGCGCAATGCCGAAGGGTGGAATCCCGGAACGGGCCGCATCCGGATGGCACTGGTGGCGGAGACCGAGGAGTGCGTGGAGGCCGCAAAACGCATCGTGGCCTTCGTCAAAGGTGCAAAGAAATGAAAGTTGAACTGGAAACAATTATCAATAACGCCTGGGAACAGCGCGCCGTCATAAATACAACGACGGCTACGCCGGTCTTTCGCGAGGCGGTCGATCACGTTATCGCGGAGCTGGATGCGGGCCACCTGCGCGTCGCGTCGCGCACCGGAGTCGGCCAGTGGACCACGCACGAGTGGATCAAGAAGGCCGTTCTGTTGTCGTTCCGGTTGAGCGACAACGTCCTGATGAAATCGGGCGACCTCGGTTTCTATGACAAGGT is part of the Terriglobia bacterium genome and harbors:
- a CDS encoding ABC transporter permease gives rise to the protein MSQLWQDMRYAFRTLRSAPGFAAVAILTLAVGIGANAAIFSFVNGFLLSPLPYPTADRIVRVLEKPPGPPTARNGISTLNYLDWEKQNQVFEYMAPQTGGNAVLTGSGDPVQLRGARVGVHYFDIFGMKAAQGRLFVPGEDQLGQEKVVVLSSVLWRDQFGSDPDIVGRKIILDGQPYTVIGVLQRGSAFDRTYQQFWRPLAFEPSNMTRNFHWFGSLALLKQGVTIEQAQQGMDAIGARIAADFPDSNKGWGVALDYYKNIFIDDGVRTSVLTLMYAVGGLLLIGCANIANLSLARGVTREREVSVRASLGAQRWRLIRQFLTENVVLSLMGGILGVGVGYGTMIWLKSLVPPNTLPPEVVVTLDTRVLLFTFGVSVLAGVLFGMIPALQATKPDLVAAMKEGGRGSTAGSGRKIMRDALVVAEIAIAFVLLAGSGLLIRSFFRLIHVDTGMSTTSVLTFGLPVSDKQYPDPTALNSYYAQLAEAVKAVAGVRDVALSCAPPMSGTCYGMPFQLASKPVVDRANRQGRPYKIVSASYFSTLGIRLLKGRFLNEHDRKGAAQAMVINSRFAKTFFNDVEPVGQRILIPEIIPGKTQLGPEIAWEVVGVIANEKLGGLTDDRSEVMYVSNEQTPAYGMTMSVRTNLDPALLEKPIRNAIGGVNRNQPLDNVRTLQRIMDDSAVGNRMEAMLLTIFSGIALVLASIGIYGVLAYAVAQRTHELGVRAALGASRSTLLALVLVRGLILALIGLVIGLGGALGLTRYISTILYNVPPRDPATLAWVAGVLAAVALLACYIPARRATKVDPMVALRYE
- the dapC gene encoding succinyldiaminopimelate transaminase, with translation MNPHLASLQPYPFERLKQLFASVTPNAAYRFISLGIGEPRHATPRLVLDALAGATRELAMYPPTVGSPDLRQACAGWLQRRYGVNLDPANQVLPVNGSREALFAFAQTVVDGGKSDAVVICPNPFYQIYEGAALLAGATPYYAPSDPARNFNINWDGIGGDVWTRTQLVYVCSPGNPTGAVMPMADWEKLFDLSRRYGFVIASDECYSEIYFRDEPPLGGLEAAARAGLADFKNLVMFTSLSKRSNVPGMRTGFVAGDAGILKQFLLYRTYHGCAMSGMVQAASIAAWNDEAHVVENRSLYREKFEAVTPMLAEVLDVRLPDAAFYLWAAVPGGDDEGFARALMARYNVTVLPGSYLARNAEGWNPGTGRIRMALVAETEECVEAAKRIVAFVKGAKK
- a CDS encoding M28 family peptidase, giving the protein MKRTFALVFAFLFLIWAQPWNLAAQAPDFAKGVKYPQISVAEMKEWLTYLSSDELSGRQIFTEGYGLAAQYIADHLKEWRIKPLGANGSYLQPVRLKGYKATRNSSVTLADQTFKHGNHVTFNANAGAKQTLTFDGVEFLGYSRESDYQGRDVKNKLVVWIPSLRPAAGGRGNGGAGNVPAPGARVVNPETMGAKAQITFQPAPPAPTQAEQALTKAQAALTEANNAVAQAQQAVRAARGNAPGGQRGGAGGRGRGGAQANAPDFTTVQSVDLPKAPQFSGDETFFEALFAAGPLKFEDIKAKAEKNDPISAASWPVNVTISIDNTYDVISEQIAHNVAGMIEGSDPTLKETYVMFGAHLDHIGYNQAGNGRGGAPDACRRRSPAAQAAVVAAGKKVQRGNPGPGGARGAAGGGAGPEANSEPFDQRDFISNGADDDGSGSTAELAIAKAFATGPKPKRSIVFIWHTGEEAGLYGSRYNADFPVVPLEKVQAQLNMDMVGRDDCNDIEGDYSNTLFIVGADRISTDLHNVIVQTNGSFANPLTLDYELNDVNDPESVYTRSDHYSYASKGIPIAFFTTGLHPDYHRVSDTVDKILFPKMARVAQLVYEAGFSIANTERVLQRDNKGARTGFGSKPETLPR
- a CDS encoding aldehyde dehydrogenase family protein, which encodes SYTKHEPVGVVGQIIPWNFPLLMQAWKLGPALASGCTVVMKPAEQTPLSALRVGELIMEAGFPEGVVNLLPGYGPTAGAAIAHHMDVDKVAFTGSTEVGHLIMKASADSNLKRVTLELGGKSPNIVFADADMDEAIEGAHFGLFFNQGQCCCAGSRLFVEDKCYDEFVEKSVARANKRTVGDPFDRGTEQGPQVDQDQFNKVMSYIESGKREKAKLLAGGNRAGDKGFFIEPTVFADVQDDMKIAREEIFGPVMSILKFKDIREVVDRANRTTYGLAAAVWTRDIGKAHAVADGVRAGTVWVNCFDVFDAAAPFGGFKQSGIGRELGEYALSNYTEVKTVTIKL
- a CDS encoding 3-keto-5-aminohexanoate cleavage protein — protein: MDNRKPEPCIITVAITGSLPRKENNPAVPITVSQQVESTHAAFEAGASVVHLHVRNDDQSPTSNPDKFADFQERIRKVCPGIIVQFSTGGRSGVGPERGGMLHHAPDMASLSTGSCNFPTRIYENSPDLIKDLAETMIRYDIKPEIEVFDLAMLYNAVNYVRDGLIKGPLHVQFVLGVKNALPAERDLLEFQVAKLRQLLPEATWVAAGIGRHQIEVNRWCLEMGGHCRTGLEDNIRWDTTRLAGSNAELVKRVAEMCAEYNRVVASPELARHILGLRTADSATNLPAAS